The genomic region tttaaaaagttatagccagtcaaagtttagtcaaaaatctgtttttaataaaaaacagaaaaagagaaacaGTTCGTGGGCTTACGTTTTCCCCTTAGCGAAGACGTATTCGgtggaatacgcttccacttaagccAGCACGGGTCGACTCGtgggtcactgatagtgggtcccttgggcccactggtcaggtttgaccagtcgccacgcctccttcctcctctgtctgagcggaggcggagctccggcgaccaacgtcggcgattggcggctcctcgcggggctccGACGGCGGGAACATGTTCACCGCACTAGGAtgatcctcccggtggtcgagaggGTCGCGGAGacgaagggggtcgccggcggcgagctctgcggcggaCGGCATCTTCGGGAACAATTGGGTCTTGGCCTATTGTGGCTCCCAGTCGAAGCTGAGAGGTTGGGTAGCTCCACACGGTCGAGGGGAGTCGGATGGTGGCGCTGGAAGGACTAGGAAGGCCCTGCTCGTGATGGACGGGGCCGGagtgtggcggcggccgaactgaccGGAGACAAGGAAGAAGGTCTCCCTCCGTCGATTGctgactgtgggggctctagagggatggcctgaggtcgcctgatggtctggacgagctcggggtCCCTATTTATAGCGTAACTAGGTTGGTTCCACGGCAGGTGGGGATAAGATCGACGGTGAGCTGCTTCTGTGGCCGTAGACGACATGGCGATGCatggggcggcttggaggagcgaatggatgagctcgggctgttcagGGGCGAGATGGTGCGCggttgtggctcgggcggcgccgtctaTGGCAGGAGCCTGCTGCGGCCGTCCGCTAGCTGCCATGACCGACCTGACGGTGGCGCTGCGGGGCTCCAGGGGTGGCTTGGATGGTTCTGATGAGTGGATGAGGACAGGGCGTGGCCCTgcgggcgagcaaaggccaggggcgcAAGGGTGAGCGAACGCGGCGACTCGGGCGCACACACGCACACCATGTGCTTGGCAAAATGCCAAGGCAAGTTAGAGGCTAGGATTAGGCTGGAAATCAATAGGGCTAGATTAGAGGTAGctaggagattagtggacatggctgctgggtcaggggatcaagtccacATTGTAAACTAAAAACTATGCCAAAACTGGCCAcgcacacaaggtgctcgacagaatgccatgggcacctGGGCATCTCTTCTGGtagccaaaatctccagatcagagtctccttacatgtaggtgatggtggcaaggttagtttggcaaaaccagaaacttgttagtgcaagtttttgagaaaaccaaatctagaCAGAAAATAAAGGTCATTAATGCATGGACCAAAAATAATCAAATGGTTCCCAaatcctggacttaagggtttggtagggtgtaCTTCAAGCAGGACAAATCCCAAGGCAAcaagagcaagataaaatatggttgcagtataaatcatcaaactggaccagaatgaagatgaggatggtttgctcaaatttttcaaagaacaccaatgggtttttgcgtaaagttgaattatacactactactaacatccccaaattttggtggaatttttaaataaGTTTATCAAAGCGTTGTAGTGCAAAAGGGACTCCAAAGCTTATGAAAAACCACTTtaaaagaaataaagctcaggaaaaatatttgtagaaataattccactgatagaAGAAATGTTCTtgggaagatatacaagtccaacaatatttttgaaaggtttTTACTTAGGGTGAAAACTCCACAATTCAggagaaaagagtggttctgaattaaaagaaaatccagaaaataaaaatttaatttaccatggcaaaattttaattaataaatcatggttaaatttttggggtgttacacaagtagaggcatgctatggacactctatttgtctatgtattcacacatgtactaagtttctggttaatacaattctagaatgaataataaacatttatcatgatataagaaaatacaaaaaacaactttattattgcctctaggacatattttctTCACTCTCCTCTCTCTTCATTAGAAGAGGCCAACAAACATCAGCTTTTAAGTATGATGTTGGATGGTCGGCGCCCCGCCGGATGTTCGCAGACACGTCCAGATGTGTCCATAGATATTTGATGATGTTCATATGGTGACTAGGGTTGGAGATGCCCTAGGCATCCATCTTGGTCCCCTTCTGCTATCAGAAACCTCCCTCCTTCCCCTTGTCACCCACTAGCGGAGTTAGCCCACTGGGCCTAGGCAAACCAAGAGCGGGAACTgatcatattattattattattattattattatttaggcCTTGCAACCCAAGGTGGCCCATTCCCTGAGCGGGTTGTGCCCCACCCGACCACCCCTAGCTCCGCCACTAGTGTCACCCACTCCTGGCGAAAGGGGGAGCCTACCCACCATCGCTCGGCCTCCTCCCTCCTATCCTCTTGCCATCGCCGGCAAAGCCCGAGCGGGTGCCAGTGAAGGTGGCGATGGGGCGTTTCTCGTTTTTATAGCTCGTGGAGAGGCTTGGCTGGTGAAGCGGGGGTGGCGGCGGTGTGTGACGCTCAGTGAAGTGGCGCAAGTGGGTGTTGGGCACGGAGGTGCGGCGGCGTGGTACTGTGCCGAGATGTTGGACGGCTGCAACAGGGTATGTTCGTTGTGACAGTGACTACACGGTGAGGGCATGGCCCAGATCTTGTGGTGCTGtgacggcggggcggcgcggcggccacCTCTCGCTGGCGTGCTTCTCAGGGCCGTTGCGACTGCGGGGATCAGGACTGATTCAGAGTTTGGCGGCGTTGCTCCGAGGTGCGATCTATGGATGCCTGCTTGAGCTAGATGGCATGTAtgtgcagcggcggcggtggaTTTTCTGGCCGGGCCAACATCGATGGCCATGATCCCTTGTGTAGATACTCAAATGACAACGTCGGCCTGCTACATCCTAATATGGTGGTTCTTTGCTCCGGCACACAAGTGAGAACATGGTCTTGCGCTGTTGGATGATTGGCGCGACGAGACATGAGATCTTGGATCTTTAGATGTGGTGCCAACGACGAATATGTATTGCTGCCCGATCTTGGATCTTGGATCTTCAGATCTAGAACGACGGAGCATGAGTTGGGATTTTGGTGGTGCCGGTGACCTTTCTCGCTCAATTTTCGTTACAAATGTGTGTCGACGACCTTCGTTGTTCATAGCTTTTGGTGGCGACAGACTCTTGTCGCAACTGGACTGAGTGCTTGTGTGAGTGCGTGACATCTCACATCAAGACCGTGCTAGGTACACAACTGGTGGGATCATcgaaagtggtggcgacaacataTGATGACTTTGATTTGATGGTGCTTCTCAAGTACCGGTCTAGAGCTCCAGGGTGAAAACCGAAGGTCTAACTTTCAATGATTGGATCTTGCGAGGGTGTCGCTTGTGCGTTTTTTTTTTTCACGTAGGCGTTGATATTGGGGACCTTTTCGTTGTACTTGTGAGGTCAAGAGATGGTTGATGCGTATATGATCGTCTttgtagctcgttgatcaatgttTTGATCGcttcagttttttcttttcttttcttattacCCCATCTTCGATCTTGTATGGCTTTGCTAGTTGCCCATGTGATTTTTGTATGTGCATTGATATTGACTGTGTATATTTTAACTATGCAGAGACTATATGTCCTCATTGTGTTTGTATTTCTTTTTATTTGCGGGGTGTTGTATTGCTTTGATACTTCATCTTAAATTAATATAAAATCAAGCCTTTGTAAAAAGTAAATCTACACCCTTTGCATAACGAAAGAAAATAAGCATGTGATGTTCCTCCTTCTCCCCAATCTTTGCATGATccttcttccttccctctcccgAAATATCCCCCTTTCTTTATTTAATACTTTCTTGTTACTTCTGCCGTATTTAGAATTTTGAAGTGCAAAGCAGTAAATTGATCAGGTACCGAGGGTTTCGGCCTCCCGTGCTCTTTATCTACCAAGCTCCAGGGGGCGACCATCACCAACCAGGTGCTCGAGGAGGTCGATCGATGGCGTCGGAGAAAGACGCGGCGCTCGCCGCCGTGCCCAACGACAACCCCACCATGTGAGACCCTACCCTGTACCCCTCTCTCCTCCTCTCGCAAGGCCCGCACCCGCACCAATCCGTTGCTATCTTAATTGTTCCGGCGCTGACTGCTCGATCTGTCGGATTGCGCTTCGCTGGCAAAAGCCGTGACATTATAGATTTTGGTGGTTTGAGATGTTGCGATTTGTCACTACTGTCTCGAGTAATTGTGCGGGGATTGATGAATTTGTAGTATTTGAAATGGGTAATGCGGGAActgtacatgatgtgcggtttcagtactactaggtgtgaggaggaggaggttagccttgatagACAGGTGGTACCTCgaaaggacacctttcgatatttggggtcaatgttgcaggaggatgggggtattgatgaagatgtgaactatcgaatcaaagccggatggatgaagtggcgccaagcttctggcattttctgtgacaagagagtgccacaaaagctaaaaggcaagttctacaggacggcggttcgacccgcaatgttgtatggcgcggagtgttggccgactaaaaggcgatatgttcaacagttaggtgtggcggagaagcgtatgttgagatggatgtgtggccacacaaggaagaattgagtccggaatgatgatatacgagatagagttggggtagcaccaattgaggagaagcttgtccaacatcgtctgagatggtttgggcatattcagcgcagtcctccagaaactccagtgcatagcggacgactaaagcgtgcggagaatgtcaagaaagggcggggtagaccgaatttgataTGGGAGGAGttcgttaagagagacctgaaggattggagtatcaccaaagagctagctatggacaggggtgcgtgaaagtttgctatccatgtgccagagccatgagttggttgcgagatcttatgggtttcacctctagcctaccccaacttgtttgggactaaaggcttttttgttgttgttgttgttgttgaaatgGGTAGTGAAGGATCAGTGAACTAGTTTTGTCCCCAAGCTTCCCCAATGGATTGTGTGCTGCTGGATTGCTGGGAGATCATCAGTGATGCTATTATAACTCGTAGTCGTCGTATTCCTTTACCAACTTGAACATTTGCAACCTGCAAAACCGAGTGCAAATCGGAGCCTGTCCAGTAACGAAATAGAACTATATGGGACATTAGTGCAAGCCATTTGTTAACGAAATGGTTCACCGTGTTGGCTATTGATTTGCAGCAGTAGTCCACTTTTGGCTTCATCAGTTGAACTATACCGCTGCTGGTATTGTGCTTTTATGTTCATAGTAATTATCTTTGTAACTAATCTGAAATATTTGCTAAAACTTCAAAATTGACAACAGTAGCTTCATGTTTTGCTACTAATTTGTTAATGGAGGAGTAAGGAACATGCCCTGGGTTAATGGGACATATTGTACTGTTATCAACACTTAGTGCTAGTTATTTCCCAGTTACAGAATTGGCTTGCTGAATAGATCAACTATGCCTATAAGGATGTGAAGAAGTCAGTATTTAAATTATGTATAGCAAAGCCTTTGAGCAGGTGCATCAATTTCTGACATATATTGCATGTGCAGATTTGACAAGATCATCAAAAAGGAGATACCTTCTACAGTGGTGTATGAGGATGAGAAGGTATTGTGTAGTAATATTTGCCCTTTTCCATAGTCAGTTAGGACGGACAATATTTTAGTGATGATGACTGATGCAAGGTTGGACTATCAGTATTAATGAAATATCCTTCATTGAAACTAGAGTGGATGTACATACATTGAGTTCACTAGAGAAGAATGGGTTTTGTTAGAATATTACAGAGATGCAATTCATGCCATATAACCCCTTGAATAACTTGGGTTGTGTTGTATCAAG from Triticum aestivum cultivar Chinese Spring chromosome 4A, IWGSC CS RefSeq v2.1, whole genome shotgun sequence harbors:
- the LOC123085731 gene encoding 14 kDa zinc-binding protein, whose translation is MAQILWCCDGGAARRPPLAGVLLRAVATAGIRTDSEFGGVAPRYRGFRPPVLFIYQAPGGDHHQPGARGGRSMASEKDAALAAVPNDNPTIFDKIIKKEIPSTVVYEDEKVLAFRDINPQAPTHIVIIPKVKDGLTGLSKAEERHVEILGCLLYAAKVIAKQEGLEDGYRIVINDGPSGCQSVYHIHVHLLGGRQMNWPPG